A genomic segment from Nicotiana sylvestris chromosome 1, ASM39365v2, whole genome shotgun sequence encodes:
- the LOC138874605 gene encoding uncharacterized protein, with amino-acid sequence MSNPQDNPGTPPQPTPSDSSTPSTQHNPQPRRRRVKMFARKTVATDSRFVLVGSVRNVEIPESRRRGGKNKSKKEKESKGMSSDMRGKGKEVADPSPTSEISQADEPGSSINETLADLLKKVGASYDPKKRRTLTPKAPSSAKTTNKRKASSPTTVEISLPKGRATRSKLKQSVEELQKAMAESKKMRMDKGKAKTPKPKKTKPSSKKSSSVSKADEPSSLAKRTRSAVKAKQVKITEDDDWSDE; translated from the exons ATGTCTAACCCCCAAGATAACCCAGGCACTCCTCCACAACCTACCCCCTCTGATTCCTCCACCCCCTCAACCCAGCACAACCCCCAACCTAGGAGAAGGAGAGTGAAGATGTTTGCTCGCAAAACTGTGGCTACAG ATAgtaggtttgttctggttgggtCTGTTAGGAATGTGGAAATTCCTGAGTCAAGAAGAAGAGGTggtaaaaataaaagtaaaaaagaaaaggagagtaaAGGTATGAGTAGTGATatgaggggaaaagggaaagaagTAGCTGATCCCTCACCCACTTCTGAAAT TTCACAggcagatgaacctggttcatctattaATGAGACCTTAGCAGACCTTCTGAAGAAAGTGGGTGCAAGCTATGatccaaagaaaagaagaaccCTAACACCAAAAGCCCCCAGCAGTGCAAAAACTACCAATAAAAGAAAGGCTTCTTCTCCAACAACTGTTGAGATTTCTCTACCAAAAGGAAGGGCTACAAGGAGTAAGTTGAAACAGAGTGTGGAGGAGTTACAAAAAGctatggctgaaagcaagaagaTGAGAATGGACAAAGGTAAAGCGAAG ACCCCTAAACCAAAGAAAACCAAgccttcttccaagaagtcttcatcGGTTTCCAAGGCTGATGAACCTTCTTCCTTGGCTAAAAGAACAAGGTCTGCTGTAAAAGCCAAGCAAGTTAAGATTACTGAAGATGACGATTGGAGTGATGAATAA